One stretch of Magnetococcus sp. PR-3 DNA includes these proteins:
- a CDS encoding DUF2065 domain-containing protein, with protein MNDLLTALGLVFIIEGIPYFLAPGQMRSWVERMVSLPDAMLRQTGLTLMIIGLLIVYLVRA; from the coding sequence GTGAACGATCTATTGACCGCATTGGGGCTGGTTTTTATCATTGAAGGCATCCCCTATTTTTTAGCACCAGGTCAGATGCGTTCATGGGTAGAACGTATGGTTTCACTGCCTGATGCCATGCTACGTCAAACTGGTCTGACCTTGATGATCATAGGCTTGTTGATTGTCTATCTGGTTC
- the hflC gene encoding protease modulator HflC has product MTSQLKDHMSTGILLLLAAILLFLSQSVFTIHQTQQALVVQLGQPKRVITEPGLNFKLPFLQSVKRMEKRLLTTDQRPSDVLTLDKKTLKVDNYARWRIVDPLKFYQTQRTISAATSRIGDVIDSSLREVLGKYNMMEIVAGQRAILMNDIATSANGTVRGFGIEIVDVRIKRADLPKQNEDSVFSRMQTERERQAKQYRAEGDEDALRIRSEADRQREVILANAYETSEGLRGQGDAESAYIYAEVFNLDPEFYRFIRTLDAYKKSILEGNTTLVMPPDGFFSGLKGEGFNTKNPMNMQ; this is encoded by the coding sequence ATGACTTCACAGCTTAAAGATCATATGTCGACCGGTATACTGTTGTTACTGGCGGCTATTCTGTTGTTTCTTTCTCAGTCTGTTTTTACCATTCACCAGACCCAACAGGCTTTGGTGGTTCAGTTAGGGCAACCCAAGCGGGTGATTACTGAGCCCGGTTTGAACTTTAAATTGCCTTTTTTGCAGTCTGTTAAGCGTATGGAAAAGCGGTTGCTGACAACGGACCAGCGCCCGTCGGATGTGTTAACCCTGGATAAGAAAACTCTAAAGGTCGATAACTATGCCCGTTGGCGTATTGTTGATCCGCTCAAATTCTATCAAACCCAGCGTACCATCTCTGCGGCGACCTCACGTATTGGGGATGTGATCGACTCCAGCCTCCGTGAGGTGTTGGGTAAATATAATATGATGGAAATTGTGGCGGGTCAGCGGGCCATTCTGATGAATGATATCGCAACTTCCGCGAATGGAACCGTGCGTGGTTTTGGTATTGAGATCGTTGATGTGCGTATCAAACGAGCCGACTTGCCCAAACAGAACGAAGATTCCGTCTTCTCCCGTATGCAGACTGAACGTGAGCGTCAAGCCAAGCAGTACCGTGCTGAAGGTGATGAAGATGCACTACGTATTCGTTCAGAAGCTGACCGTCAGCGTGAAGTTATTCTGGCTAACGCTTACGAAACCTCTGAAGGGTTGCGTGGTCAGGGTGATGCTGAATCAGCCTATATCTATGCAGAGGTCTTTAACCTAGACCCCGAGTTTTACCGTTTTATCCGTACCCTGGATGCCTACAAGAAGTCCATTCTTGAAGGGAACACCACCTTGGTGATGCCTCCTGATGGTTTCTTCAGTGGTTTAAAAGGGGAAGGCTTTAACACTAAAAACCCAATGAACATGCAGTGA
- the hflK gene encoding FtsH protease activity modulator HflK, with translation MSWNGSGGDQGPWGQRPQNPQQPDLEQILRAAKEKFGGGGGGNLPGGKMSLLFILGVVILGWMATGIYVVALDEQAVITRFGKYVETTEPGPHLHLPWPIETVEAKPKVTIIQSTSVGLPSNFRGSRGAKDESKMLTGDENIVDINMIVQFKIKDAADYLFKIVHERGDPSLVVRRAAEAAIREIVGKNKIDEVLTSGKERIQSETEVLVQEILDKYRSGLEVTKVQLKQVQPPDQVVQSFKDVASAREDKVRKTNEAEGYRADILPKAKGDAVRMINEAEAYKQSKVARAKGDVARFNSLYTAYRDAKDVTRTRLYLETMEEVMSRANKVILDPDAAKGVLPHLPLDSRIFGTSKPQPAQR, from the coding sequence ATGTCCTGGAACGGAAGCGGCGGAGACCAAGGTCCTTGGGGCCAGCGTCCCCAAAACCCGCAACAGCCCGATCTGGAGCAGATTCTACGTGCTGCCAAAGAGAAATTTGGTGGTGGTGGTGGTGGCAATCTTCCCGGTGGAAAGATGAGCCTGCTGTTTATCCTTGGTGTCGTCATACTTGGGTGGATGGCCACCGGTATTTATGTGGTTGCACTGGATGAGCAAGCAGTTATTACCCGTTTTGGCAAATATGTCGAAACAACAGAACCTGGTCCGCATCTCCATTTGCCTTGGCCGATCGAGACTGTTGAAGCCAAGCCTAAAGTGACGATCATTCAGAGTACTTCTGTTGGTTTGCCCAGTAACTTCAGGGGCTCACGTGGTGCTAAGGATGAGTCGAAAATGTTGACCGGTGATGAAAACATCGTCGATATCAACATGATCGTTCAGTTTAAAATTAAGGATGCTGCAGACTATCTGTTTAAGATCGTGCATGAGCGTGGTGATCCTTCGCTGGTGGTTCGTCGTGCTGCAGAAGCGGCAATTCGTGAGATCGTTGGTAAGAACAAGATTGATGAAGTTCTGACCAGTGGTAAAGAGCGTATTCAGAGCGAAACCGAGGTGCTTGTTCAGGAGATTCTCGATAAATATCGCTCTGGGCTTGAGGTCACCAAGGTGCAGTTGAAACAGGTTCAACCACCAGATCAGGTTGTACAATCCTTTAAAGATGTGGCCAGTGCTCGAGAAGATAAAGTACGTAAAACCAACGAAGCTGAAGGTTATCGTGCAGATATCTTACCTAAAGCCAAGGGTGATGCTGTTCGTATGATTAACGAAGCTGAAGCCTACAAGCAGTCTAAAGTGGCACGGGCTAAAGGTGATGTTGCTCGCTTTAATTCGCTCTATACCGCTTATCGGGATGCCAAGGATGTTACACGGACACGTCTCTACCTAGAAACAATGGAAGAGGTTATGTCGCGTGCAAACAAGGTGATCTTGGATCCAGACGCCGCCAAAGGTGTGCTTCCCCACCTGCCTTTAGACTCTCGAATTTTCGGGACCTCTAAACCGCAACCAGCTCAGCGATGA
- a CDS encoding RsmE family RNA methyltransferase, with the protein MRTQDLGFKTLIQLAEAPTAMERSYPLHASANEALAMWEGRVGEIFTFHYGSQFYRGRLEAGQKTVRLFETMAYSPEPPAPRLLMQGMPNRERFLWIIEKAVELGATEIYPIKTEKSYQEEAPSLKKQGGWGRIIRRAARQCRRAILPTVGDPVTLEQAITLSACPNRFYLDRGEMPLQGVGLCGGIEIFVGPEGGWGQEDLVHFKQNKILSRNLGPRLLRTETAAITALSWLASADNPLHPTKAGK; encoded by the coding sequence TTGCGAACGCAAGATCTCGGCTTTAAAACGCTAATCCAACTGGCTGAAGCGCCCACCGCCATGGAACGCAGCTACCCCTTACATGCCAGTGCCAATGAAGCCTTGGCCATGTGGGAAGGTCGAGTGGGGGAGATATTTACCTTCCACTATGGTTCGCAGTTCTATCGTGGACGTCTGGAAGCGGGGCAAAAAACCGTACGTCTGTTTGAGACCATGGCCTATTCACCTGAACCCCCGGCACCACGGCTGTTGATGCAAGGGATGCCCAATCGGGAGCGGTTTTTGTGGATTATAGAAAAAGCTGTAGAGCTTGGGGCGACAGAGATTTATCCGATCAAGACGGAAAAATCCTACCAAGAAGAGGCCCCTTCTTTAAAAAAACAAGGGGGATGGGGGCGTATTATTCGCCGTGCAGCGCGGCAGTGTCGGCGGGCTATTTTACCCACTGTGGGTGATCCGGTTACGCTTGAGCAGGCGATAACCTTATCAGCGTGCCCAAACCGCTTCTATCTGGACCGTGGGGAGATGCCACTTCAAGGGGTTGGGTTGTGTGGTGGAATAGAGATATTCGTTGGTCCTGAAGGGGGGTGGGGGCAAGAAGATCTGGTGCATTTTAAGCAGAACAAGATCCTCTCCCGAAATTTAGGTCCAAGGCTCCTGCGTACGGAGACAGCAGCTATCACAGCCCTCTCCTGGTTGGCTTCAGCAGACAACCCTTTACATCCCACCAAGGCTGGGAAATAA
- a CDS encoding RNA methyltransferase produces MTEPLSGPVFILDRPAHGGNIGAALRAMTNMGFTHLRLVNPRFFPHPDVEAWAAGTAHLVETIQVYDSLDAATADLNHLVAVTRRARGQRHQVMTPHELGVRLDPNHQSPISRVGILFGTERTGLETIDVERCHWICTIPTQGEKGSLNLSQAVMVVAYELMGGQGLGEVPVHDPHRDDVLATQEDMGRFFEHLQTVLMQIDFIQPDRYKQMMGTLKALFNRAALDRREITILRGVLTEVINHCERKISALKR; encoded by the coding sequence ATGACTGAACCGCTTTCAGGCCCTGTTTTTATCTTGGACCGTCCCGCCCATGGCGGAAATATTGGTGCGGCGCTACGGGCGATGACCAATATGGGTTTTACCCATTTGCGGTTGGTCAATCCGCGTTTTTTCCCCCACCCTGATGTTGAAGCTTGGGCGGCGGGTACGGCCCATTTGGTTGAGACGATCCAGGTTTATGACTCCCTGGATGCGGCGACGGCAGACCTTAACCACTTGGTTGCTGTCACTCGGCGTGCACGGGGGCAGCGGCATCAAGTGATGACCCCTCATGAATTAGGGGTTCGTCTGGATCCCAACCATCAATCTCCTATAAGTCGTGTGGGTATTCTCTTTGGGACCGAACGGACTGGTCTTGAAACGATTGATGTAGAGCGGTGTCATTGGATCTGTACCATCCCGACACAGGGTGAGAAGGGGTCGTTAAACCTCTCTCAGGCGGTCATGGTTGTTGCGTATGAATTGATGGGTGGGCAAGGGTTAGGCGAGGTCCCGGTACATGATCCACATCGTGATGATGTCTTGGCGACCCAAGAAGATATGGGACGCTTTTTTGAACATTTGCAAACGGTATTGATGCAGATTGATTTCATTCAACCAGATCGCTATAAGCAGATGATGGGTACCTTAAAAGCTCTTTTTAATCGAGCTGCATTAGATCGGCGGGAAATTACCATTTTACGGGGTGTTCTGACAGAGGTGATCAACCATTGCGAACGCAAGATCTCGGCTTTAAAACGCTAA